From a region of the Kaistia sp. 32K genome:
- a CDS encoding Gfo/Idh/MocA family protein yields MTTSEIRTGVIGLGYFGSFHARQHAANPKGRLVAVVDAHRERAETIAAQYEATPFTDHRELIGKVDAVSITVPTSLHHAVAADFIDAGVHVLIEKPICDTPESARDLIARAEANNVVLQIGHIERFSPVFGLLRDKVRAPLTVECVRIGPWKGRAIDVDVVLDLMIHDIDLVLALVNSEVVAVEAMGSPVLAPTNDFAQAQLRFANGTVAHLHASRIADRAERTIKVVEPDLYWSADLAARTVASFPRGHAVLAPDEIAVPPSDNLALEIDSFLSSIAGSRRPVVDGKAGLDALVVADMIIQRIGQAKRPASSVLIGEQH; encoded by the coding sequence TTGACCACGAGCGAGATCAGGACCGGTGTCATCGGACTCGGGTATTTCGGTTCCTTCCATGCCAGGCAGCACGCCGCCAATCCGAAAGGCCGGCTGGTCGCCGTTGTCGACGCCCATCGCGAGCGGGCCGAGACGATCGCCGCCCAGTATGAGGCGACCCCGTTCACTGACCATCGCGAGCTGATCGGCAAGGTCGACGCCGTGTCGATCACCGTGCCGACCTCGCTGCATCATGCCGTCGCCGCCGATTTCATCGATGCCGGCGTCCATGTGCTGATCGAGAAGCCGATCTGCGACACGCCGGAATCTGCCCGCGACCTGATCGCCCGGGCCGAGGCCAACAATGTCGTCCTGCAGATCGGCCATATCGAGCGCTTCTCTCCGGTGTTCGGCCTGCTGCGCGACAAGGTGCGCGCGCCGCTCACCGTCGAATGCGTGCGGATCGGGCCGTGGAAGGGCAGGGCGATCGACGTCGACGTCGTGCTCGACTTGATGATCCACGACATCGACCTGGTGTTGGCGCTGGTGAACTCCGAGGTCGTCGCCGTCGAGGCGATGGGATCACCGGTGCTGGCGCCGACCAATGATTTCGCGCAGGCGCAGCTGCGCTTCGCCAACGGCACGGTCGCGCATCTCCATGCGAGCCGCATCGCCGACCGGGCGGAGCGCACCATCAAGGTCGTCGAGCCGGATCTCTACTGGTCGGCTGATCTCGCGGCGAGGACGGTGGCGTCCTTCCCGCGCGGCCATGCCGTGCTGGCGCCCGACGAGATCGCGGTTCCGCCGAGCGACAATCTCGCGCTCGAGATCGACTCGTTCCTCTCTTCCATCGCCGGCTCGCGCCGGCCCGTGGTCGACGGCAAGGCCGGGCTCGATGCCCTGGTTGTCGCCGACATGATCATTCAGCGTATCGGACAGGCGAAGCGGCCCGCTTCCTCCGTCCTCATTGGAGAACAGCACTGA
- a CDS encoding GGDEF domain-containing protein, which yields MKLDVPTLLVVLAAMSQMACLSLMSNWLKSRPERHVRLWALALQIGALSCVLLLLRGRIPDWLSIGVANAGTFVTLGIAWNGARAFNGRRPRWLPVFIAPALWLISLQFPVIGGSIAHRVAISSVLMAPLSAALAWEIWARGRDALVWRGPFACVPAAHTLFLLVRTVWALTTDVPPDLLHGGSLLSLGILEPILMMFAATIIGLRLTDERLKNMLKRAASVDGLTGLLNHGAFMDLAREQVEQTRKAEEAVTLLLFDLDRFKQLNDRYGHAAGDAALKLFAGIVRQRTRDSDLVGRVGGEEFAALLVGCGADRGRFVAECIRADMASEPVVFATHRIQVTVSIGVMTVSGPKADFESLMVLADEALYAAKRGGRDLVFQAAS from the coding sequence ATGAAACTCGACGTGCCGACCCTGTTGGTCGTTCTGGCGGCCATGAGCCAGATGGCATGTCTCTCGCTCATGTCGAACTGGCTGAAGTCCCGCCCCGAGCGCCATGTGCGGCTCTGGGCGCTGGCGCTGCAGATCGGCGCGCTGAGCTGCGTGCTCCTGCTGCTGCGCGGCCGCATTCCGGACTGGCTCTCGATCGGTGTCGCCAATGCCGGCACCTTCGTGACGCTCGGCATCGCGTGGAACGGCGCCAGGGCCTTCAACGGCCGGCGCCCGCGCTGGCTGCCGGTCTTCATCGCTCCCGCCCTCTGGCTGATTTCCCTGCAATTCCCGGTGATCGGCGGTTCGATCGCCCATCGCGTCGCCATCAGCTCCGTCCTGATGGCGCCCTTGTCCGCGGCGCTCGCCTGGGAGATCTGGGCAAGGGGCAGGGACGCGCTGGTCTGGCGCGGTCCCTTCGCCTGCGTCCCGGCCGCCCACACGCTGTTCCTGCTCGTGCGGACCGTCTGGGCCCTGACGACCGACGTGCCGCCCGATCTACTGCATGGCGGGTCGCTGCTGAGCCTCGGCATTCTCGAGCCGATCCTGATGATGTTCGCCGCCACCATCATCGGGCTGCGGCTGACCGACGAGCGGCTCAAGAACATGCTGAAAAGGGCGGCTTCCGTCGACGGGCTGACGGGGCTGCTGAACCATGGCGCCTTCATGGATCTGGCCCGCGAGCAGGTCGAGCAGACGCGCAAGGCGGAGGAGGCCGTCACCCTGCTCCTGTTCGATCTAGATCGCTTCAAGCAGCTCAACGACCGCTATGGCCATGCCGCCGGCGACGCGGCGCTGAAGCTGTTCGCGGGGATCGTGCGACAGCGGACGCGTGACAGCGACCTCGTCGGACGCGTCGGCGGCGAGGAATTCGCGGCGCTTCTCGTCGGCTGCGGCGCCGACCGGGGCCGTTTCGTGGCCGAATGCATCCGGGCGGACATGGCGTCCGAGCCGGTCGTCTTCGCCACGCACCGCATCCAGGTGACGGTCAGCATCGGCGTCATGACGGTGAGCGGGCCGAAGGCGGATTTCGAGAGCCTGATGGTTCTGGCCGACGAGGCCCTCTACGCGGCGAAGCGCGGCGGTCGCGATCTGGTCTTCCAGGCGGCGAGCTAG
- the mgtE gene encoding magnesium transporter has protein sequence MTTIERNDRPAEGIPPLRDENDNVSSIYLDALGAAIEAGDAERARALTEDLHETDVAAILEALDPDQRPALIQLLGDAFDFTALTELDEAVRVEILEELPSETVAEGVRELDSDDAVYILEDLDKADQDEILAQIPSVERLALKRGLDYPEESAGRRMQTEFIAVPPFWTVGQTIDYMREAEDLPEEFHEVFVIDPGYHLLGTVSLNQLLRAKRPVKIADLVSEARHLVHATDDQEEAARLFQRYNLISAAVVDESDRLVGLLTIDDIVDVIQEEADEDIKRLGGVGDEEVSDKVWSIAKSRFPWLFINLVTAVLASFVIGLFEGQLQKMVALAVLMPIVASQGGNAGTQTMTVAVRAIAMRELGPHNVLRVIGRELAVGVFNGFLFAAIVGTMAVYRFGILDLGFVIAAAMIINLIAAALGGILIPLALNRLKIDPAVASSSFVTTITDVVGFFSFLGFAALWFGWN, from the coding sequence ATGACCACCATCGAACGCAACGATCGCCCGGCGGAAGGCATCCCGCCGCTGCGCGACGAGAACGACAACGTTTCCTCGATTTATCTCGATGCGCTCGGCGCGGCGATCGAGGCGGGCGATGCGGAGCGGGCGCGCGCCCTTACCGAGGATCTGCACGAAACCGACGTCGCCGCGATTCTCGAGGCGCTCGATCCGGATCAGCGTCCGGCCCTGATTCAGCTGCTCGGCGACGCGTTCGACTTCACCGCCCTGACCGAGCTCGACGAGGCGGTTCGCGTCGAGATTCTGGAGGAGCTGCCGTCCGAGACCGTCGCCGAGGGCGTGCGCGAACTCGATTCGGACGACGCGGTCTACATTCTGGAAGACCTCGACAAGGCCGATCAGGACGAGATTCTCGCCCAGATCCCCTCGGTCGAGCGGCTCGCGCTGAAGCGCGGCCTCGACTATCCCGAGGAAAGCGCCGGCCGGCGCATGCAGACCGAGTTCATCGCCGTGCCGCCGTTCTGGACGGTCGGTCAGACGATCGACTACATGCGCGAGGCGGAGGATCTCCCGGAGGAGTTCCACGAGGTCTTCGTCATCGATCCCGGCTATCACCTGCTCGGCACGGTGTCGCTGAACCAGCTTTTGCGCGCCAAGCGCCCCGTGAAGATCGCCGATCTGGTCAGCGAGGCGCGCCATCTGGTGCATGCCACCGACGACCAGGAAGAAGCGGCGCGGCTGTTCCAGCGCTACAATCTGATCTCGGCCGCCGTCGTCGACGAATCGGACCGGCTCGTCGGACTGCTCACCATCGACGACATCGTCGACGTCATCCAGGAAGAGGCCGACGAGGACATCAAGCGCCTCGGCGGCGTCGGCGACGAAGAAGTCTCCGACAAGGTCTGGTCGATCGCCAAGAGTCGGTTCCCCTGGCTCTTCATCAACCTCGTCACGGCGGTTCTCGCTTCCTTCGTCATCGGCCTGTTCGAGGGCCAATTGCAGAAGATGGTGGCGCTCGCGGTGCTGATGCCGATCGTCGCCAGCCAGGGCGGCAATGCCGGCACGCAGACGATGACGGTGGCGGTCCGCGCCATCGCCATGCGCGAGCTCGGCCCGCACAACGTGCTGCGCGTCATCGGCCGCGAGCTGGCGGTCGGCGTCTTCAACGGCTTCCTGTTCGCGGCGATCGTCGGCACCATGGCCGTCTATCGCTTCGGCATCCTCGATCTCGGCTTCGTCATCGCGGCGGCGATGATCATCAATCTGATCGCCGCCGCGCTCGGCGGCATCCTGATCCCGCTGGCTCTGAACCGGCTGAAGATCGATCCGGCCGTCGCCTCGAGCTCGTTCGTGACGACGATCACCGACGTCGTCGGCTTCTTCTCATTTCTGGGCTTCGCCGCTCTGTGGTTTGGCTGGAACTAG
- a CDS encoding aldo/keto reductase, with amino-acid sequence MHTLTAHGATIPAIGLGTWMLTGEAATTSVAAAIQAGYRHIDTAIGYGNETEVGEGLRQSGVGRDEIFVTSKIPPDQLGADEMLRAAEGSLERLGIDQLDLLLIHWPSQTLSAAETIRSLNRVKQRGLTKHIGVSNYTIRLLDEAWAATEEPIVANQCEHHPYLNQDKLRAATDKHGMIFVAYSPLGQAGVLDEPEIKDIAGRFGRTPAQIVLRWQLQKGFVAIPRSTHPARIRQNLDVEGFDLSAADIAAIDELRSVGTRICDYDISPEWD; translated from the coding sequence ATGCACACGCTCACGGCGCACGGCGCCACCATTCCGGCGATCGGGCTCGGCACCTGGATGCTGACCGGTGAGGCGGCCACCACCTCCGTCGCCGCCGCGATCCAGGCGGGCTACCGCCACATCGATACGGCGATCGGCTATGGCAACGAGACCGAAGTGGGTGAGGGCCTGCGCCAGTCCGGCGTCGGGCGCGACGAGATCTTCGTCACCTCGAAGATCCCGCCGGACCAGCTCGGCGCCGACGAGATGCTGCGCGCCGCCGAGGGCAGCCTCGAGCGCCTCGGCATCGACCAGCTCGATCTCCTGCTGATCCACTGGCCGAGCCAGACGCTGTCGGCGGCCGAGACGATCCGCTCGCTCAACCGCGTCAAGCAGCGCGGACTGACCAAGCATATCGGTGTCTCCAACTACACGATCCGCCTGCTCGACGAGGCCTGGGCGGCGACCGAGGAGCCGATCGTCGCCAACCAGTGCGAGCACCACCCCTATCTGAACCAGGACAAGCTGCGCGCCGCGACCGACAAGCACGGCATGATCTTCGTCGCCTATTCGCCGCTCGGCCAGGCCGGCGTGCTCGACGAGCCGGAGATCAAGGACATCGCCGGCCGCTTCGGTCGCACCCCGGCGCAGATCGTGCTGCGCTGGCAGCTGCAGAAGGGCTTCGTCGCCATTCCGCGAAGCACGCATCCGGCCCGCATCCGCCAGAACCTCGACGTCGAGGGCTTCGACCTCTCGGCCGCCGACATCGCGGCGATCGACGAGCTGCGCAGCGTCGGCACCCGCATCTGCGACTACGACATCTCGCCCGAATGGGATTGA
- a CDS encoding esterase family protein: protein MSNRLTATLGGSLVCAASLIATAHAAPPPHGVVERHQLANSAALGRPVAYTLYRPAGAPAPGTRWPVLYLLHGGGGGADDWLDQGKIAETLDGKIAAGEIRPLVVVMPDGGGESWFVDNPDPGGAGNVEAALTDDLVHAVDQTLPTAACRTGRAVGGLSMGGYGAALFALDHPDRYAAVISLSGAIAPPIDPGDKERIERGQTFYDGAFGNPFDVKRFNADNIFPRVERDKDHADRPAFWLAAGDRDGLGIITGSAALHVALRKAGYETSLRIGPGQHDWNNWSQAIVPALAWLSPKLSDHCDTPTPAAFTGPAKLVPAKPQSGEAQK, encoded by the coding sequence ATGTCCAACCGCCTCACCGCCACGCTCGGCGGCTCGCTCGTCTGCGCCGCCAGCCTGATCGCAACTGCTCATGCCGCGCCGCCCCCGCACGGCGTCGTCGAGCGCCATCAGCTTGCGAACAGCGCGGCGCTCGGACGGCCGGTCGCCTACACGCTCTACCGGCCGGCGGGCGCGCCGGCGCCTGGCACGCGCTGGCCGGTGCTCTACCTGCTGCATGGCGGCGGTGGCGGCGCGGACGACTGGCTCGACCAGGGCAAGATCGCCGAAACGCTGGACGGAAAAATCGCGGCGGGCGAGATCCGCCCCCTCGTCGTCGTGATGCCGGATGGCGGCGGCGAGAGCTGGTTCGTCGACAATCCGGATCCCGGCGGCGCCGGCAATGTCGAGGCGGCGCTGACGGATGATCTCGTCCATGCCGTCGACCAGACCCTGCCGACCGCCGCCTGCCGGACCGGCCGGGCCGTCGGCGGGCTTTCGATGGGCGGCTATGGCGCGGCGCTCTTCGCGCTCGACCATCCGGACCGCTACGCCGCCGTCATCAGCCTTTCCGGCGCGATCGCGCCGCCGATCGATCCGGGCGACAAGGAACGCATCGAGCGCGGCCAGACCTTCTACGACGGCGCCTTCGGCAATCCGTTCGACGTCAAGCGCTTCAACGCCGACAACATCTTCCCGCGCGTCGAGCGCGACAAGGACCACGCCGACCGGCCCGCCTTCTGGCTCGCCGCAGGCGATCGCGACGGTCTCGGCATCATCACGGGATCGGCGGCGCTGCATGTCGCGCTGCGCAAGGCCGGCTACGAGACCTCGCTGCGCATCGGACCCGGGCAGCACGACTGGAACAACTGGTCGCAGGCGATCGTGCCGGCGCTCGCCTGGCTGTCGCCGAAGCTCAGCGACCATTGCGACACGCCGACGCCGGCCGCCTTCACCGGCCCGGCGAAACTAGTTCCAGCCAAACCACAGAGCGGCGAAGCCCAGAAATGA
- a CDS encoding DegT/DnrJ/EryC1/StrS aminotransferase family protein, producing MASNPQPAVVAASDRIGFFDLQRQQRRIHDDVRARMDAVLVHGQFILGPEVAELETKLAAFAGVPHAIAVSSGRDALMIGLMALGIGPGDAVFVPAFTFAATAGAVCSVNATPIFVDVDAETRNMDPADLERAIAEVVAAGELKPRVVMPVDLYGLPADYEAIGKIAARYDMTVFSDAAQSFGGRSGNSRVGGMAPISATSFYPTKPLGCYGDGGAILTDNDELADAVRTLRSHGRQGTGDVAVRNGITGRLDTLQAAVLLSKLTIFEEELERRDQIARRYDAALAGKVGVQKRPAGYFSANAIYTITVPNRDALKAELDARGIGNAFFYRLALHQHPAFGEVPKRPLPVSETLADTVISLPMHPDLTDEEVERVIEAVLFATA from the coding sequence ATGGCGTCCAACCCGCAGCCGGCCGTCGTGGCCGCCTCTGACCGCATCGGCTTCTTCGATCTGCAGCGCCAGCAGCGCCGGATCCATGACGACGTGCGCGCCCGCATGGACGCCGTGCTGGTGCATGGCCAGTTCATCCTCGGGCCCGAGGTGGCGGAACTGGAGACCAAGCTTGCCGCCTTCGCCGGCGTGCCGCACGCGATCGCCGTGTCGAGCGGCCGCGACGCGCTGATGATCGGCCTGATGGCGCTCGGAATCGGCCCCGGCGACGCCGTCTTCGTCCCCGCCTTCACCTTCGCCGCCACCGCCGGCGCGGTCTGCTCCGTCAACGCGACGCCGATCTTCGTCGACGTCGACGCCGAGACCCGCAACATGGATCCGGCCGATCTCGAGCGCGCCATCGCCGAGGTGGTCGCCGCAGGCGAACTGAAGCCGCGCGTCGTCATGCCGGTCGATCTCTACGGCCTGCCGGCGGATTACGAGGCGATCGGCAAGATCGCCGCTCGCTACGACATGACCGTCTTCTCGGACGCGGCGCAGAGCTTCGGCGGCCGCTCGGGCAACAGCCGCGTCGGCGGCATGGCGCCGATCTCGGCGACCAGCTTCTACCCGACCAAGCCGCTCGGCTGCTACGGCGACGGCGGCGCGATCCTGACCGACAATGACGAGCTGGCCGACGCCGTCCGCACGCTGCGTTCGCATGGCCGCCAGGGCACGGGCGACGTCGCGGTCCGCAACGGCATCACCGGCCGCCTCGACACGCTGCAGGCGGCCGTCCTGCTCTCCAAGCTGACGATCTTCGAGGAAGAGCTCGAGCGGCGCGACCAGATCGCCCGGCGCTATGACGCCGCGCTCGCCGGCAAGGTCGGCGTGCAGAAGCGTCCGGCCGGCTATTTCAGCGCCAACGCGATCTACACGATCACTGTGCCGAACCGCGACGCGCTGAAGGCCGAGCTCGATGCGCGCGGCATCGGCAACGCCTTCTTTTATCGCCTTGCCCTGCACCAGCACCCGGCTTTCGGCGAAGTGCCGAAGCGGCCGCTGCCGGTTTCCGAGACGCTTGCCGACACCGTCATCAGCCTGCCGATGCATCCGGACCTGACCGACGAGGAAGTCGAGCGGGTCATCGAGGCGGTGCTTTTCGCGACGGCCTGA